GCTGACATGTTcaattgtgttgttttgttAATTGGGTTAAGAGTACTGATTTATGTCAAACTTGCTCCttttgttttctctcatttgtCTGGTGGAAATGAATTGGTTCTGGATGTTGAGCTTCaggtgtttgttgaaatgcTTCATGCCTTCTTTACTGTGAATCTCTGATTTACTTAGCTATTCTGAAGCTAGGTAATTTAAgaaatttggttttgtttagtTGTAGCTGAGAGGATTTGAATTTGTTCAACTTGTGAGTGATTTGTATGGTTGGAGTCAGTGTTTTGAAAGATATTGTAGTAATAAATGttggctaggttttttttttatgtttaagaaaCATTGGCCAtggttttgctttctttttctcagAAGATGGAGACTAAAGAAGTGAGAACTCATAAGCAAAATAAAGTAATGGCATTGATGGGACTAGAGATTGTGAAGGGACTAGAGATTGTAGGATTTAAGGACCTTAGCAGGAGGCTTATTTCCTTCATGTTAAATATGCTTTCAGTCCAATGGTTTCTCATCCAAATGAGAAACCATTGAGTGACATAGGGTAGAAGCTCATACGTTGCATTATTGTTTTACATCTATTGTTCATTGAGTTctttgtgaaaaaaatcatattcttCACTCCTTctagagtatttttttttaaactttttatgaGGCGGCATTTATCaccttcaaaattttaatacacacacacacaaacgtgtgtatgtatgtatatattatttctttgactaaAATTAGCACACACTAAGCCTCATACATAAACGTGTATTCCAGATTATGTTATACACACAAATTAATTGTagagaaactatagtttttttaGACAATCAAATCTACAGCTATAGTAGCAAAGAGGTTTTCCTAATTTAGTATAACCATCACACTGTCATTGTAACTAGTGGCTGGTTTCTTTAAGATTAAAGTGTTAGAACATGGTGGTGCATTTCTAGTTGAATTTATTAGGTTTTGAAAGTTGTCTAGgctttttataataaaagtCTGTGGGTGAAATTGGTTTAAAGTTTCTCATTGAATTTATATGGTGTAGGATGGCAACCCTAGATGACAGTTATGATAGCCAGTCAAGTAAAGATGATGATGAGAGATTGCTAGAAGTGACTATTGTTAAATGCAACTCAGATGTCTATGAAGAGAGGGATGAGGCTAGGGATAAGTTGAGGAGATATGCTGATCTGAGGAGGACAATCCAAGAGCATGATAATGAAGAAGCCAatgaagatgaaggagaagTGCAACCTACAAATTCTGTTGATGGTGACAATAGAGGCAtgtcaagaaaaataatagcTGACATTGGCAAAATAACTGGGTATGTAAGTGATTACATGGACTCTTCAGACCCTGGGAGTTATGAGTCCACAAGTGAAGATTCTGATGCAGATGATGCAAAGCGGCATAAATCTCAAAACATATACTATGATCCTAATGAGcctttaaaagatttttttgtggACCTAAGGTTTGAGTCTCTGAAACAGTTCAAGAGTGTGCTTGTTGAGTTTTCAACTAGGAAAcaatttgagttccaatatataaaaaatgacaaagtgAGGGTACAGGCCAAGTGCTCTGCAAAGGGTTGCAAATGGATTATACTGTGTTCATGGTGTAATGGGAGAAAGACGTATGTGGTGAAGCATTACATGGCAGAACATTCATGTATTCTTGGTGCCACTAAGAACAAGAAAGTCATAGCACATGTTGTTGCCAAAAATTATGGAGAAATGATCAGTGCAGTGCCATTTATTAAACCAAGACAGCTGAAAGCAATGGTGAGGAAAGAGTTAGGGGTCTTTATTACCAACAAGGTATGTAGGAACGCCAAAATTTTGGTTATTAAATAGATTGAAGCCCAGTTCAGGGAAGATTTCAAGGTATTAAACAATTATGCCATGGAGTTAAGGGCCACTAATCCCGGAAGCACTGTGAATGTGGTGTCAAATAGGCAAAATCCAAGTGATATACCCACATTTCAAAGGATATACATATGTCTAATAGCCATCAAAGAAGGGTTCATTGCTGGATGCAGAAAGGTGATTGGCTTGGATGGGTGTTTTCTGAAAGGGATGTTGAAAGGCCAGTTATTAACTGCAGTGGGTAGAGATGGAAACAACCAAATGTTTCCTGTAGCATGGGCTGTGGTTGAAAAGGAAACAATCGGCAAACTGGAAATGGTTCATTGAGCAATTAAAGAATGACATCTGTATTGAGGAGGGCCTTGGATGGTCACTTATAAGTGACATGCAAAAAGGTtagatttcatttaatttttttcttttatgattaCTATATCTTCATTATAAACTCACATTTTTTTATAGGGATTAATACATGCAGTGAGAGAACTTATACCATTCATTGAGCATAGGATGTGTGCTAGGCACATCTATGCTAGATGGGGGAAGAAGCACCAAGGGAAAGAACTTCAAATGCTATTTTGGAGTGCTGCAAGATCCACCAACCAGGCTGAAGTGCAAAAACATTTAGATAGCATGAAAAAGTTGAATGGAGGAGTGAGGGCTGTGGATGAATTGTTGGAAAAGTGGCCAATTGAAGTTGGTGTACTGCCTTTTTTAATGACGTAGTTAAGTGCGAGGTTATAGATAATAATGTGTGAGACGTTTAATGGAGTCATCCTAGATGCTAGGAACAAACCAAGCATCACTATGCTGGAGGACATCAGGTAGTATGTAACGAGTAGGATAGTAGTGAAAAGAGAGCATGCGAAGAAGTGGACAACACCTTGTGGACCAAACATAATTTCtaagattgaaaaagaaaaaaagaaatgtgtTAAATGGCAAGTAGAGTGGAATGGTGCTACAACCCATGAAGTGTATTGGGATGATTTGATGTTGCATGTTAGAGAGGGATATGTTGTAAAGATAGCAAGCAAGGCCTGTTCTTGTGGGAAATGGGGCAAATGTGGGATTCCTTGCCAACATGCCCTAGCAACAATAGCATTTGAAGGATCAAATCCAGTTGATCATGTCTCAGACTggttcaagaaaaaaattatttgaaggcATATGAGCATCATGTTAATCTAGTTAAAGGAAGAATGCATTGGCCAACAAGTGAAGAAGGTCCTCTACTAGCACCGATTGTCAGCAGGATGCCCGGTCGTCCTGccaaaaaaaggaagagagaaccATTGGAAGGCAAAAATAAAAGTCAGACAACGCTCTCAAGGCAAGGTAGAGTCATGAAATGCACACTCTGCCATGTTCAAGGTCACAACAAATTAGGTTGTCCACAAAAAATTTCACATGTAAGTTGTTTGATTAGTTTCTCACTTTGCTTACTATTTATTACTTTGCTGATCATAATCAATATGGTTATGTAGATGTCAACTGATAACCAACAGAGTGAGACACATGCCCATGGTGATGTTGCTTCTTCAAGTGGGcaagggaaaaaaaggaaatgtgGTGCATCAAAAAGGGAAAAACACACCCCGAATGTTACTTATGGTCCACTGATCACTTTCAGGGTAAGAATAAATTTAATACATGTGTTTAAATTCATTTGCATATCACACATTTTCTGCTTATTTGTGCTATTTATGTGTTCTTATAGGGTTCTCACTATGGTGCATCTATTGTTGGAAGACAAGGGGTGCATAATACTACCTTCCTCACCACTAGTGAATTAATGGTGATTACTAGTCTCATTTTTTCACTATtgtgttatgtaaataaatTGAACCCTTTGTTATTAGTACATGTTATATGTGGTTGTAAATTTCAGGAACTCAGTAGAAAGAGTATTGCTGAAAGGGAAAACCAAGCAAGAGGAATTTCTCACCAGATATCTGAAGCAATGGACTTTTCAGAAATTCTAACACAGCAGAGCATAGCAAATGCTCCAAATGAAGCAAGCCCTGGACCTTGAAGCAGTGAATTGCTTTTGACATgtctttttttgtggtttttttgttGGGGTTTCAAAATTGTATGAATGGTATTCCATGACTTGTATTTTTGTCAGTGGTGAATGGGCATGTCTGAAACTGTATTTGCTGTGAATaacaaaaatgtattttttgtcAGTGGTGAATGAACATGATGAAACTATATTTTTTGTGAATGACAAAACTGAATTTTTTGTTAGTGGTGaatgaaaaagatgaaattGTATTTTCTATGAATGCATAAGTCTGAAACTATACctataattttaaaactctGTTTTCTGTGAATGATGCATAATAATGCTTTAAATCACTGTATTGATTTGGTGAATTGTATGGTTTTTGCAGGGATCTTTTTTCGTGAATGATGCAGggatctattttaaaaaaagattagcatgtttgaatgatttttgcacaatttaatttaactttttagTTACATAGCTATCGCGtaactcgaataaaaaaatgaattatcatTTCAAGCCAAACCATTTTTTTATAGGTACAAACACATCAACAAAGCTTGTAAATAATCATAtactattttacaaaattttgcaAAATTTGAGCAACATTCAAACAATTATCATTTACAAAATTATCATTCAAACAATTATCGAAACAATAATTAGACACTCTAAATTATTACTCTCCTTCCCTACAAACAGTTGCAAACCACTTTGCCTGCAGTTGCTTATATGCAAAGCTTAGCTTGGGAATGTCTTCTTCCTTGCAAAAATGACTCTTCTCCTCAAGATGTGACTCAGGTTGAGGGGGAGGCTTCATTGTATTGGCTGGAGTCGAGTCTTGGGCGGTGAGGTCGGATGAGGGGTGAGGAAGGAGATGATGTTCACCGGAGATGGAGAGGGAGCTAGGTTACATGATGATGGATTACTGGTAGGGTTAGGGAACTGGAAAAGGAGATGGGGGATTTTATCGGATCCGGGTTTATATGCAAAGGATCCGATTAACTAAtccatctttttttaattttttttatttgtttaatgatattttattcaaaacagtGCCACGTCATCCAAGTCAAACGGCAAAACTAACTCCCGTTACCCAGGTGTACTTGATTGACCCAAATGAataagtagagggactaaaaagtatCAAATCATAGTAGGGGGACTAAATAGGCAGAGTGACCTAAGTAGAGGGACTGATTGGGGTATTCTAcctttgtttgattgtttgtacTTTCAAAATCATATTAATAACAAGAACATGTTTACCTGTAAATGGATGCCTAGTACTTGACTTCTTGTCTGCATTCTTTGAGGTCTTTGATTAGTTTTTGTTCTGTTTTGAAATTTCTGTCTACATCTTGTGATTAATGTAGCagtgtttcttattttttgttttttaagaaatttactTAAATGGATAATTACTTATATACTCCTATTGtaaaattatacaatttaactttaaaaattttatatgagaatataattcatttgtattttttctttttttattacaagATCAAGAGGTGAATAAAAAAGTGAGTAGAATTTgttcttttataaaattttctgtCTTGTGATTGATGAATGCCAAAGATGTTCAGAAAGCAAATAAATGTTCCAAAGTGTGTCATGcaacaaatcaaagatttaaATCAAGTCTTAATCCATATCCATGTCAAGAAACATGGGTTTGAAAGCAATGGAAATTTCACAATACCACGGATCATATAGAACAGAAGTCCTAGTAGGATTAATAGTGCTTATCCAAAGAAAAGGTTTAATACTGTTAGCATTACAGCACAAACATCTATAAAACCAAGAGCAATGAACAAAAATGCTACTGGTTCACGTGTTGAGATCACCATATTTATGATGAAGAAACAAGACATCATTtttgatatcatttttttattaaaaatgtgtttatttttttcttttgacaataatttttgaagtattgtttaataatttttttattttacataaagATGACTAAAGTTATTTTGTTTGtgctttattatttattaatatataaatcctTATTATGatatcattgtttaattttctcaatttttcactttttaattatcttttaaattttacaataaaatttaatattatttaattattttaattttgcatttaatgtaatttaatttatttcaattatttttcttattttaatttttttatatttccttGTCGTTgattgattttataaatttgatatgTAGTGAAATTTTACGTATTTTTttgctatatattttttttgttataattgtttagcatcatttaattttttagtttttcatttagTAATACTtaacttatttttctttttatttaatttttttataataatattagaaTCTAATGCCAATGAATGAACatggtttttaaatataattaactatttaattatataattaaaggtATCATTAAAATATAACTAAAGGCCATTGTAATAATTATAACCAAATTCTCAAAACCGGTTActcccatatatatttttttacttctttcttGGATCTCTATAATTTGTGGACCTAGAAGAGAAAAGCTTAAGAAGTCTATTTCTCATGTCTATCACAATCtagatttgatggattttactaTTGTTGATGCCAGTATTCCTGCTGCCAATAGGGGAATATGATTCAGCTGAAGTGCTAGCCTCGCTCCCCTTTTTCTAGGCGGTGAAAGATGCTTACGCGGTTATGTATCTTTCTGCAGCCGTTTTGTATGTTTTGGTCCTTGTCCACACCCAATGGATtttctatttcatttttttattaagtaatgaatgtggtttatccacctttttaaaataaaaaaaaaatatttgttttcaaactagtatatatagtctaaaaaaatattataattttaaccaaaacatatttataaaaatattattgtttatctttttggtatttaataaattagttatataataataataatttttttgacaacttgatttttctaaaaattatatgttatttaaaaaatcagtaatatatttttagtttttttatggtAAATTTGTCCTAATAATAAATGTCCAAAACATACATGTTGTCCTAGTAATTTTGTCCTAATAGTGAGGataatttggtaaatatttataaatatatagcaAGAGACTTCCCCTCGCTAGGGATTTTCACATTCTTTTTCACTCCACCGATAGTATCAAAGTTCTTCTCGTTAGGGGTTTGCACTTGACGGTAAGTGCAATGATATctcgcttcttcttcttcttcttcatttattcaTCGCTAAACATTTATGCTTGTTTTCGGTCTTACGGATGGCGATAACTGAGTCTACTTCGGAGTCCAGGGTTGGGTGAAAATCGTGAAGCTGAAAGGCCTGAAACCAAAGAGAAGAGGAGGACACAAGCGCAGAACTGAGCCGAAAACACCCCCGCCACCGCCTCCACTGCAGTCAAAATGGCCATTATCACCAACCACCGTTTTCCGGGGGGCAGTGATCGCTGACAAGCCAGCGGATTACTTTCACGGGCTGATGGATAAGCTCCTCGGCATCTGGCTTGGACCCTCAAATGGGGGTATCAGCATGTTGTTTCGCAGCAAGTCGGATGACTACGGCCGATAGGTTTTACAGAAGACATAGTAAATAATTAAGGATATGTCTTCTTCTCTTGAGTATCAAAAAAACCATCACTAGCCTTTTCTGAGAAAATgtgcatagtttttttttatatactaaaGATATGATATATAGGATATTACAATACTAGCAAGTTCCTGAGAGGGCAGCTGTGAGAGACCACTCTCCTTAGAGTGACATATTAGACAGACAAACAGACAGATGGGCCCACGGGCTGAGAGGCGCTGGCCATAAGAGCGAGATAAAGAGTAGGTCCCGGGTTCGATCCTTAGAGGGGATGAATTTCACGGCTACTGTACAGTACCTGATTTGTGATGAGGGGGCCAGTGGGCCCATCTGTCAATCTGTCTGATCTGTCGCTCTTAGTATATATCTTTACTACATCATAGCGTTTGAATTAACAGCTTACAAACTTTAACAGCTGATTATATGTTTACTTTCATCGTTGGTTGGTTTTTGCATATTTAAGAACTAATGTTGTTTTAATGGAGTGAAAAGTGGAGAGTTTGTTGGAATTTTTaggaaagaagaaataaataataataataataataataataaagaaataaatttttattatctcaATGCCCTACATAAATATCAAAGCATCAGACTTCACTATTTGTTGaactaaataacaaacaaagataTCATCTAACAACTTCGAATTATTCTCCAACAGAGTTCATTAGGGTATGAATATGAATGTGTGAATTATTCTCCAACAATATTTATTAGGGTATGAATGTGTGTGTGGATCTAATAAATTAAGATGAGATTTTCATGTTATAATTGACATAACTCATATGACATATTAACtcattttaaaagtatttagaaaaattacTTCATAAACACTTGGttcaaaatacttaaaaaagctcttttatattataaaaaaaactaatgataTAAAGCACTCAGTGATGTTAGTCTTGGAAGATTTTATAGCAATAGCCTTATAGGTTTTGTTaaactttaataatatttaagaactTTATGCATCTTTTTCACACACGTGTATCACGTAGAATAGCcagctaataataatattatatcattatatttaattatcaacCTTTTTATATTGGTTGAACCCGAATAGGTTTTTTATTTCGCTGTTGTTTTACAAATActttatatgaatttatttaaataatttttttaaaatttaatttttataaattatttaacatttaaatctttttagataaaaaaaactgATAATTGAATATCTTTTTtggaaataatgaaaaaataatcatcTTATCTGGTTTGGCCGTCAAATACAAGACACAAGTTATTTTACACAATGTTCAAAAAATCGGCCTAGGCAGCGCCTAGGCTTTGGAAGATGGCAGGCCGGTCTATTTTTGTGAAAAAACGGTGAAAAATCGGCGTTGGCTTTCCAAAACAGACACCCAGGCACAGTCTAGGTGGGTTGGGCGGCGGACTAGACGGGCTAAGTCTGGCTGGGCggctttaataaaaaaattatattattttgtataaactataataatatatatgcatatatgtatgtttttatgataagtttttgttttagagttgtttggattttggaagcttttgtattattatttgattgttaTGCATTAATTTGGTTGTTGCCTTGTTGGTAAATATCTATTTGGGTATTATATAGAATTAaacttatattataaatatatatattttctaaaaaggTAAACTGCCTAGGCTCTCTGGGCGCTAGAAGGTGACTAACCGCCCGACTAGCGTCTACCGTTTTTTTTAACACTGATTTTACAATAGCCacaatttttaagattttaatttttcttttaaattttattaattaattttgtttattggttTGGCATTTTATGGGAATTTGAACGttgcaatttatttattttttattaatgataatttattttatcattacaataataaaaaaattctaaacctTTTATCATATACCAAAGAATTACAttcaattcaaattaaaaataataaatattttctttataattcaaGAACTAAGACAAAGTTACATACTTACATTTACCAATTTAGTGATTGaggtaaatttataaatatagacaAAATGAACTAAGATaatatttttgtcaatataGTCACATTGTTGTAACTCAATGTTTGAATACTTTCCAGCCACAAGCTCATGAGGACTATTTAAGTATGCCTGcaaagaagaaaatggaaacCCAAATTTATACCAAGGTTAAACCTTAATGGCTTTAATACAATactatcataaataaaaaccaaaaaaaaaaaggggagaaaAGAACTATTCTACTAGCCCAACATATTGGCCTGATGAGACAAATATAAATTGCTACGACTTTGGAAGAGGCATTATTGCATATTAGAACTTCAACGGGAAATGCTTTCAAAGTGCAAAAATTGCAATTACTCTTTGAAAATCAAACTGAAGATGGTAAGAAAATAGATCCAAAGATCAGACAAGGTCCGAAAACTACAAATCAGTGATATCGGGTATTTCATAAAGTAGTGAAAGAGTTAATCATTAAAACTAGTAGAGGGgaagtttaatgaatgagttcATTGTCCTTTAtatccttttattttgttttgttttgtttttttgttttagattaAAATGTCTTGTGTATCTTTTGCGTTTTGTGTCATTGTGTAAGAGTTAATCATTAAGGTGCGACTTTTCAAAATAGAGAAGAAACTAAGTTTTGGAATGGTTCATTTTGGAGGAAAAATTATGGAAAATTCTATAGGAGACTGGTAGCAAATCATGAAAGCTTAATTAAATGCCTGAAATCATATCATGGCCTTGTTGGAAAGTAGTGGTTAACTTCGAGTCCCATAGTCCCCACATCGCCATGAGACACATTCTCTACTTCATATACTTCATTAAATCTTCCCCACAATCGCGAGCTTATGGAGAGTTAGGGTGAGTGGGTCCTCATGTAACGTGGTATCGAGCTTGGGTCCCACGTCGATACTCGGGATCGTGTCTTGGATGAGttaggatcttgggtcccacatccgctgtAGGGCCCTGAGGGAGGGGTGTTGGGGACGTAGTGGTTAACCTCGAGTCATGAGTCCCACATCGCGTGCAGACGCATTCTCTCTAGCTTCATATACTCTTACCAAACCTTCCCCACAACTGCAGTTATGGAAAAATTAGGGTGATGGGTCCCTATGTAACAGGCCTAACCACTAGTACATTAATGAAACTCAATTTTTACCGGTTagtctttgtgtgtgtgtggaagTCTTAACCATTAAATGAGGCATAAAGGTTCATGTTTTTTAATCTGAAAATGGTATTCTGTACTCTACTATGCACGGggctataaatttattttttccccatctATATGATATTTGATCAATGATATCATTACCACTGATGATGAAGTATATCCAGTGAATACCTTTGTGAAAACATCAGGTTCAAGGCATCCGAATTGGCCTGATGCAAATTGAAGCATGCTATAATACCCCGTTAACAATGTGGGCATGGCGTTCTCAATTCGGAATTGTTGAATTCATTAGGGAAATAAAGGAATTGGAAACAAAGAGAATATGttaatttgattagatttttCCATGACAGTTCTAAATATCCATGTTTTGATTTAGTCTATAGTGTATCAACGCACGCAATGATAATAGTCTCCAATATTTCAGGTAGCAAGCATTGTTGGTTCAAGCAACCCTTTCACAATCTGCTTATACAAGTAAGTTTAAAACTCCAGCAATTGCTTTAAGAATTTAGTCATTTTCTTAAACAGCATTCTCAACTGTTAATATGCTGTGTATCATTTGACAGAAATTCATGGAAACTAAATTTAATGCTGATGAGAAACTAAAGTTGGTTCAACATCATGTTGAGAAAGGCCTTTATGGTGACATTCTGAACTTTAATATGATAATATCATTGTTCACGCTTATCCTTCTAATTGTTGTGCATGCTTTTTCTCTAATCTGCAACAGGGTCTGCCTGTGATTTTAagcaaaatacaaacaaaattgGAAATATTGTCACACATGCAATCAGCCATTGTTCAGGAAGATGTGTCACCTTCAAGAGTAGTTTAATATGATTCTTAGCAAAGGTGCTGCAGATGCTAAGTAATTTTAGTCCAAATTGCAAACTTCTGTGGGAAACAGCAGGATGCTTTAATCCAGTAAACTATCAGTCAAAATAAGGTATATGGActgaatttttcttttccttatcaGCCAAATTGACAAATTCCTATTGTTTTGAACAAATGACATTAAGTAGTACAATCTTAAACAGTCTTTACCGCTGAAATCTACTAAGCAGTGTGAACTCTGCCAGAAAGTTATGATTCTGTTCTATTTGAGACCCCTAATATTACTGATGCTCCAATCAATATTCTGTGAATTACCTATATTGGATCTCTGACCACTTGAGAAAGACCCATATGCAGCCATTGGAACTCCACTTAAAATGTCTAACTCAACCATTAGGATTTCTCTAGTTCCTGATTAGAGCCACCATGAGGCTTGAAATCAAACTTCTATCCATTGTAATTGTTACAAAAATCCTTCATGCCCTGTCTACcactttttttccttctctactTCATTTCAATAACAGTACTGCAGCTGTACGGTGTTGAACTAATGGTTTCTTCTTAAGTTTCCAGCTGAACAACACCTCATGATGTCCTTCATACTTGGTGAAAATCAAGCTTTTCAGTTAGCGATcttagtttatctattttatgaCATAATGATCCTTCCAACTGATTCATGGATATGATTGGAAAGGACTATGGCATCTATGTGCTTACGGTCTTTACTTGCATTTCAACTCTGTAGAAGCTCCTAAAGGATGTTCTTGGAAAATATGCTACAAGAGATGAAGTCCTACTGGTTTGTGTGCTgtcaatttggttttatttttcctattcacATTTATTTTCCAATGAATTCAGTTTGGATGACATTTACATAGAACCATTTCAAGCACTTTCCAGCTTATAAAACCATCTATTTTCCCAGGCTTTGCCTTGCACCACATAAAGATCTGATGTTCATCAAGCTTTGAATGCCAACAATAATAACTAGCGTTATCCAATTGATACATGAGTTTTAAACCATGTTTCTGATATGAATGATAGAAGAGAAAGAATCAATCTTCATTACTTGTGAACAAGTGTGATTATGGGTTTACATATAGAAGCCAATGATACCAATGTACCCCACTATCTACATACATATAACAGTTTCATCCACCCAAACTAACTTCTCAACTTGAATGACAACATGTGAATTTCATTTGACTGATGTCAGTGACAGTTATCATATGCAGGCCGACGTGTTTTTGGCTCCACAGATTCAGTTTTCAATAACATGGCTAGGAATTGACAtggtaatatttcattttac
This portion of the Dioscorea cayenensis subsp. rotundata cultivar TDr96_F1 chromosome 3, TDr96_F1_v2_PseudoChromosome.rev07_lg8_w22 25.fasta, whole genome shotgun sequence genome encodes:
- the LOC120249868 gene encoding glutathione S-transferase zeta class-like, with translation MIIVSNISGSKHCWFKQPFHNLLIQKFMETKFNADEKLKLVQHHVEKGLYGDILNFNMIISLFTLILLIVVHAFSLICNRKLLKDVLGKYATRDEVLLADVFLAPQIQFSITWLGIDMTQYPRLAITHAAYNGLPAFQAALPERQPD